The following proteins are encoded in a genomic region of Candidatus Omnitrophota bacterium:
- a CDS encoding sigma-70 family RNA polymerase sigma factor: MANDIKRKRYCELLALRYRRGDASALEELIKMWEQPLFYYVRRLTDSEEDAWDCLQETWIKVMRQLHRLRDDQSLAAWLYKIARNTVMSHYRRSKRLLSLDEEENVPADIMEEYHLAIAPEDILDVHRAIESLNLPQREAITLHFLENFTLEEIADITQTPIGTIKSRLYHAKTRLRQALTESKPSDAPKGERHA, translated from the coding sequence ATGGCGAACGATATAAAACGGAAACGTTACTGCGAACTTCTTGCCTTGCGCTATCGCCGGGGCGACGCATCCGCGCTGGAAGAACTCATCAAGATGTGGGAACAACCGCTTTTTTATTACGTCCGCCGTTTAACCGATTCGGAAGAGGACGCCTGGGATTGCCTGCAAGAGACATGGATCAAAGTCATGCGCCAGCTGCATCGCTTGCGGGACGACCAAAGCCTGGCGGCGTGGCTGTACAAAATTGCGCGCAATACGGTCATGAGCCATTACCGGCGATCCAAGCGGCTGCTTTCCCTCGACGAAGAGGAAAATGTTCCCGCCGATATTATGGAAGAATACCATCTCGCCATTGCTCCCGAGGATATCCTCGACGTTCATCGCGCCATCGAGTCGTTGAATCTCCCCCAACGGGAAGCGATTACCTTGCATTTCTTGGAAAATTTCACTTTGGAAGAAATTGCGGACATTACCCAGACGCCGATCGGAACCATCAAATCGAGACTCTATCACGCAAAAACTCGTCTTCGCCAAGCCTTAACCGAAAGTAAACCTTCCGATGCGCCGAAAGGAGAACGCCATGCTTGA
- a CDS encoding NHL repeat-containing protein: MRNRLLFPAILGMLLLFLGNAPSAFGQETAIGFNQQVNGTLTPAAPSATYTFQGTRGVLVEALLDLAEWDFSLRLTLLDVRNQPIFVNEGLNDLDFAGAYMIQTIPNTATYKFRIEFIGLTEPVDYTFRIQVLGADEADRNIQIGESKSGYIASMTDQDIFNVYLRKDTPVFFLVRAPYGILDSVMGVFDPTGNLAAMNDDYFTSASMILYNPPVTGTYMVLIQGSTEDAIGPYELAVKNVPLYSPPFELTEKTALPGDVFVYEMLLFEDRVYMFTATGVDGFVPIAALTDANMGVLSSSSPTEGYDYVAIPGFTPIREESLFFIVAGETPRQSGALGVETSLMEDEEDGAVLEHGIYLSGVIGPIGDADEYVFTAEEGKTYSILVTPTWHYLDPAVRVLDSAGNEVYFNDNSADGQFALLSGIQLASGVYRVQAFASPTQEYLQQLTGVYIIQFAEGTTFDRGEPRIFEPWIDVSPAAAGVHISIPTAAILDDTYPLSATMTFESGLPDFVFAIQKGQPVEIDLPAKPDDIFFMTITDSAYTKNTAMDITLPPPRIVAAHRGMMYALAVDKDNALYFTDSQTGSVIKADISGATKTLVVGEATGGGTLGPNALAFDHNGDLYLSNARTYSVMKISPDGATQTVVSDLNFPVDIAFDKDNNLIVAQIGSDTVDRIRPDGTRETLVSSIRNPNGLAFAPDGMLYICNADKGNSGIYRLLLNGTLETFMEPFTDSLEGMAFDQDGNLYAADGMAGFVYRIDPNKNFVVFTRWMSGPVDLAFGRGEYAKTLFATNMGIEAAGYYMQTLIAIPTGHAGMLLPYGSVGILDWRMWEGKE, from the coding sequence ATGCGGAACCGTTTATTGTTTCCAGCGATATTGGGAATGCTTTTGTTGTTTTTGGGGAATGCGCCATCGGCTTTTGGCCAAGAGACCGCGATCGGATTCAATCAACAAGTCAACGGGACGCTGACGCCCGCCGCGCCATCGGCGACTTATACCTTCCAAGGAACGAGAGGCGTCTTGGTGGAAGCGCTGTTGGACCTTGCCGAATGGGACTTTTCCCTGCGGTTGACGCTGCTAGACGTGCGCAATCAGCCGATTTTTGTCAACGAAGGATTGAACGATCTCGATTTCGCCGGGGCTTATATGATCCAGACGATCCCCAACACGGCGACGTATAAATTTCGCATCGAATTTATCGGCCTAACGGAGCCGGTGGATTATACCTTTCGCATCCAGGTTTTGGGCGCCGACGAAGCCGACCGCAACATTCAGATCGGCGAAAGCAAATCGGGGTATATCGCTTCGATGACGGATCAGGACATCTTCAACGTCTATCTGCGCAAGGATACGCCCGTTTTCTTCCTCGTCCGCGCTCCTTATGGCATTCTCGATTCGGTGATGGGCGTCTTCGATCCAACGGGAAATTTAGCCGCCATGAATGACGATTATTTCACGTCCGCTTCGATGATTCTCTACAATCCTCCCGTCACGGGAACCTATATGGTTTTGATTCAAGGCTCGACGGAAGACGCCATCGGCCCTTACGAATTGGCCGTCAAGAACGTTCCTCTCTACAGTCCGCCGTTCGAGTTGACGGAAAAAACCGCTTTGCCGGGCGACGTTTTTGTTTATGAAATGTTGCTGTTCGAAGACCGAGTTTATATGTTTACCGCTACGGGGGTGGATGGCTTCGTTCCCATCGCCGCCCTGACGGATGCGAATATGGGAGTGTTATCTTCCAGCTCCCCCACAGAGGGATACGACTATGTCGCCATTCCCGGTTTTACACCCATCAGAGAAGAATCTTTGTTTTTCATCGTTGCGGGAGAAACACCGAGACAGTCCGGCGCTTTGGGCGTCGAGACATCGTTGATGGAGGACGAAGAGGACGGAGCCGTTCTGGAACATGGGATTTATCTTTCCGGCGTGATCGGCCCGATCGGCGATGCGGACGAATACGTCTTTACGGCGGAGGAAGGCAAAACCTATTCAATTCTCGTAACGCCAACATGGCATTATCTCGATCCGGCGGTGCGGGTGCTCGATTCCGCCGGGAATGAGGTCTATTTTAACGACAATTCCGCCGACGGCCAGTTCGCTTTGCTCAGCGGCATACAACTGGCGTCCGGCGTGTACCGCGTGCAGGCGTTCGCATCGCCCACGCAGGAATATTTGCAGCAATTGACTGGCGTATACATCATCCAATTCGCGGAAGGAACCACCTTCGACCGGGGAGAGCCGCGCATCTTCGAACCGTGGATCGATGTATCTCCCGCCGCTGCTGGAGTTCATATTTCCATCCCCACCGCCGCCATACTCGACGATACCTATCCGTTATCCGCCACCATGACCTTCGAATCCGGCTTGCCCGATTTCGTTTTTGCGATTCAAAAAGGCCAGCCGGTGGAAATCGATCTTCCAGCCAAGCCGGACGATATTTTTTTCATGACCATCACCGATTCCGCCTATACCAAGAACACGGCGATGGACATTACCCTGCCACCGCCGCGCATCGTGGCTGCGCATAGAGGAATGATGTACGCTTTAGCCGTCGATAAAGACAATGCGCTCTATTTTACGGATTCCCAAACCGGCTCCGTCATCAAAGCCGATATTTCCGGTGCGACGAAAACCCTCGTCGTTGGCGAAGCCACGGGCGGAGGAACGCTCGGACCCAACGCGCTCGCTTTCGACCATAACGGCGATCTCTACCTGTCCAACGCCCGCACGTATTCCGTGATGAAAATCTCTCCGGACGGAGCGACGCAAACGGTAGTCTCCGATTTGAATTTCCCCGTCGATATCGCTTTCGATAAAGACAACAACCTCATCGTCGCCCAGATCGGTTCGGATACGGTGGACCGCATCCGCCCCGATGGGACGAGAGAAACGCTGGTTTCCTCTATCCGCAATCCCAACGGCCTGGCCTTTGCGCCTGACGGAATGCTCTATATTTGCAATGCCGATAAGGGCAACAGCGGCATTTATCGCTTACTGCTAAATGGAACATTGGAAACGTTCATGGAGCCGTTTACCGACAGTTTGGAAGGCATGGCCTTCGACCAGGACGGCAATCTCTACGCCGCCGACGGCATGG